GAGGCTTCTTCGTTCTGGAACACGACGGGCACGTTCACGTGCACTTCGGCGTTCGCAGCCAGACGCAGGAAGTCGGCGTGCTGGGGGCGGTCGTTGACGGCGTGGAAGGCCACGTCCTTGGGCAGGGTGCGGACGGTTTCGCCGCCGATCGTCAGTTCGACGATCGAGTTGAAGAAGTGGCCGGTGCCCAGCGCGCGGGCCAGAGCCTTTTCTTCAAGATGGATGGCAACCGGTTCCTGGTTGCCGCCATAGATCACGGCGGGGGTGCGGCCGTCGCGGCGCAGGGCACGGGAGGCTCCCTTGCCAGCCCGTTCGCGCAGTTCGGCCGACAGGGTCAGCGTCTCGCTCATGTTGAATACCTTCCAGTTGGAAATTCTGTTGATGCTCCGCTGCCACGCCTCCAGGGATGACCATGACAGGGAAGCGGCGGCCCTTAGCGGATCGGGCCGAAAATGCAAGTCCGCAGGTGCGCAGGGGCGGAAATCAGGCGCTACTGTATGCGCCGCACCTGCCAGCCCTTGCTCTGGAGCAGGGTGGGCAACCCGTCGCTGCCCGAGACGTGGGCTGCGCCCACCGCGATGAACGGGGTGGCTCCGTCCTTGAGCATCGCATCGATCTTGCCCGCCCAGGCCGCGTTGCGCCCTGTCAGCAGGGCCTGATGGAGTTGGGGGTCGGCGAGGAAACCGGTCTGGCTTTCGCGCGCGATGCCCAGATCGTCGCCGCGCAGCCAGAGCTTGACCATGTCGGCGTCGTCGTCGCGTTCGTCGGCGGTTTCGACCGCGATCTGTTCGAGCAGGGTCTGCTGGGCGCGGGGCGGGAGCGAATCGAAGATGCCGAACTGTCCGTCGAGCGTTTCGAGGCCTTCGACCGGCTTGTCGCCGATCAGCTTGCGCAATTGCGGCTCGACCCCGCTCGCCGGGTCCATGCCGTCCTTCTGGCCGCCGATGGCCGCGATCTGGAGGGCGACGGCCCAGGATTCCTCGTTCTCGAACTGCGCGTCGGTGAGGTGGAGGGTCTTGTAGGCCTTGGCCAGCGCGTCGCGGTACTTCATCGCCACGCGCCGGGAGGGCGGGGGCAGGCCGGGGGTATAGGCCAGCCGCGCCAGCGCCACGCCCGCCACATTGCCATCGAGCGGCTGGGCGATTTCGAGCACGAGGCGGTCCGATGCCGCCAGTGCGTGGTCGATGGCCGGGCGGCGCCAGGCCAGGCCAGCGGGCAGGGCATGGACGGTGCCCAGCATCCATCCGCGCGGGCCCGAGGTATCCGAAATTTCCCAGAGCGCCACGCGCGCAGGCAGCGGGGCGGGGGCGGGCTTGTGGCAGGCCACCAGCAGGCAGGCGGCCATCAGGGCGCACAAATTGCGCGAAAGCGTGCGGGGGAGGGAAAGTTTGAACATGGCGTGTGTCCCATGCACAGGACGGGCCGGGTTGGGAAGTCCTCTCCGGTAAGGCTTTCGTCCCCAAGTCTTCGTCATGCGCGCCTTGCGGGCGGTTGATTTGCGTCGCGCCATCGGCCATGGGCAACCAGACCATGGCCGACACTGTATCAAAGCCGCTCAGCTTGCAGGACATGATCCTGCGTCTCCATGCCTATTGGAGCGAGAAGGGGTGCCTCGTGCTCCAGCCCTACGACATGCGCGTGGGTGCCGGTACGTTCCACCCGGCCACGACCTTGCGGTCGCTCGGTCCCGAGCCGTGGAATGCGGCCTATGTGCAGCCCAGCCGTCGCCCGACCGATGGTCGCTATGGCGAAAACCCCAATCGCCTCCAGCACTACTACCAGTATCAGGTCATCATGAAGCCGAGCCCGGCGGACATGCAGGACCTCTATCTCAACAGCCTGTTCGCCATCGGCATCGACCCGTTGCAGCACGACATCCGCTTCGTGGAAGACGACTGGGAATCGCCGACGCTGGGCGCCTGGGGTCTGGGCTGGGAAGTCTGGTGCGACGGCATGGAGGTGACGCAGTTCACCTATTTCCAGCAGATGGGCGGCTATGACTGCAAGCCGGTCGCGGGCGAGCTGACCTATGGCCTCGAACGTCTGGCGATGTACATCCAGGGCGTCGATAACGTCTACGATCTGGCCTACAACAGCCATGGCGTGACCTATGGGCAGGTCTTCCTCGAAAACGAGCGGCAGATGTCGAAGTGGAACTTCGAGATCGCCAATACCGATGCCTTGTTCGACCTGTTCCGCAAGGCGACCGAGGAATGCCAGAACTGCCTTGAGGCCAAGCTGCCGATCCCGGCCTATGAGCAGGCGATCGAGGCCAGCCACGTCTTCAACCTGCTTCAGGCCCGCGGGGTGATCTCGGTTCAGGAGCGCGCGAGTTACATGGGCCGCGTGCGCGATCTCGCGCGCGGGTCCGCCGAAGCCTACATGGAAAAGTTCAAGGACGAATGGGCGCAGAAGTATCCGGGGTGGAGCGCATGAGCATGACCGCAGACTTTCTGCTCGAACTGCGCTCGGAAGAAATCCCCGCACGGATGCAGGCTGGTGCCCGTGCCGATCTGGAAAAGCTTTTCGTCAAGGAACTCGCCGCCGCAGGGCTCAAGGCCGGTTCGATCACCGTGTGGTCGACGCCGCGCCGTCTGGCGCTGATCGCGCGCGATCTTCCGCTCGCCACGCAGGCTGTGCGCGAGGAAGTGAAGGGGCCGCGCGCCTCCGCGCCGCCCCAGGCGCTCGAAGGCTTCCTGCGCAAGACGGGCCTGTCGCGTGAAGACCTCACCGAACGCGACGGCGTGCTGTTTGCCGTGACCGAGAAGCCGGGCCGTGAAACCGCCGCGGTTCTGGCCGAAGCGATCCCCGCCATCGTGCGCGCGTTCCCCTGGCCCAAGTCGCAGCGCTGGGGCGCGGCCTCGTTCAGCCCGGAATCCTTGCGGTGGGTGCGTCCGCTCTCGGGCATCATCGCTATTCTGGGCCAGACCCCGATCGACCTCGAAGTGGGGGGCGTGCGTTCGGGAACGGTCACGCGCGGCCACCGTTTTCATCATCATGGCGATATCACGATCACCGATGCGGCGATGTACGCGGCGGCCCTGCGTGAGGCTTTCGTGATCGTCGATCATGCCGAGCGCGAGGCACTGGTCCGTGACAAGGCGCGCGCTGCCGCGCAGGATGCCGGCCTCGTGCTGGTCGACGATGAAGGCTTGGTGATCGAGAATGCGGGGCTCACCGAATGGCCGGTCCCGCTGCTGGGCCGCTTCGACGAGGCCTTCCTCGACGTTCCTGCCGAGACGATCCAGCTGACCGCCCGCGTCAACCAGAAGTATTTCATCTGCCGCGATGCGGGCGGCAAGCTCGCCAATGCTTTCGTGTGCACCGCCAATATCGCGGCGACCGATGGCGGCGCGGCGATCGTAGCGGGCAACCAGAAGGTTCTGGCCGCGCGCCTGTCCGACGCCCGCTTCTTCTGGGAGCAGGACAAGAAGGTGCCGCTGGCCGTTCAGGCACAAAAGCTGGGCCGGATCACCTTCCACGAAAAGCTGGGCACGCTGGCCGACAAGGTTGCCCGCGTGGCAGACCTTGCCGAATGGCTCGCCCGCGAAGGCGTGGTGCCCGGCGCCGATCCGGCGCAGGCGCGTCTGGCCGCCGAACTGTGCAAGGCCGATCTGGTCACCGACATGGTCGGGGAATTCCCGGAATTGCAAGGCCTTATGGGCGGTTATTACGCCCGCGCCGAAGGTCTGCCCGATGCCGTCGCCGATGCGATCCGCGATCACTACAAGCCGGTCGGCCAGGGCGACGACGTGCCTCACGCGCCGGTTTCGGTCTGTGTGGCGCTGGCCGACAAGCTCGATACCCTGCGTGGCTTCTTCGCCATCGATGAAAAGCCCACCGGCTCGAAGGACCCCTTCGCGCTGCGTCGTGCGGCGCTGGGCGTCATTCGCCTGATCACCGAGAACGGGTTGCGTTTCGAGGTGGCCGAGGGCGATCTGTTGGCTTTCTTTGCCGACCGTCTGAAGGTGCAGCAGCGCGAGGCGGGCGTGCGCCACGACCTGATCGACGCGGTCTTTGCGCTGGGGGGTGAGAGCGATCTCGTGCGCCTGCTGGCCCGTGTCGCCGCGCTTCAGGCTTTCGTTGCTACGGAAGACGGCGCCAACCTGATCGCGGGCTACAAGCGTGCGGCCAATATCCTCAAGAAGGAAGCGCCTGCTGCCGGCGAACCGGCGCTGGTTGCTCCTGCCGCGCTCGGCTACGAGCCTGAAACGGCTGAAGCGGCGCTGATGGCGGCAGTCGCTGCTGTCGGCCCGCAAGTCGATGCGGCGCTTGTCCATGAAGACTTTACTGGCGCGATGGCGGCACTTGCCTTGTTGCGCGCGCCGATCGATGCGTTTTTCGACAGCGTTACGGTTAACGACACGCAGTCTGAAAAACGAAGCAATCGCTTGGCACTGCTTGACCAATTCCGTGCTGCGGTGCACAAAGTTGCGGACTTTTCGCGGATCGAGGGTTGAGCCCTCGATCCACCTTCCATTACCAGGCGTAATCGGTATTTTCTGCCGACTTCTTGTTCAGGGAACGGGCTTTTAAAATGAGTGCATACGTATTCCATTTTGGCGGTGGTGCGCGAAACGACAACCCGCGAGCCAAGGACAAGACCATAACCGGCGGCAAGGGTTCGAACCTCGCTGAAATGGCCGGTATTGGTCTGCCTGTTCCTCCCGGTTTCACGATCAGCACCGAAGTCTGCGCCCAGTACAACACGGCGGGCAAGGTGTTCGACGCGGACATCAAGGCGGGCGTCGCGGCCGGTCTGGTCCACATCGAGACCGCCACGGGCCGCGTGTTCGGCGATGCGGCCAATCCGCTGCTGGTTTCGGTCCGTTCGGGCGCGCGCGTGTCGATGCCCGGCATGATGGACACCGTCCTCAACCTGGGCCTCAACGACGTGACCGTCGAAGGGCTGTCCGAAGGTTCGGGCGACGCGCGCTTTGCCTGGGACAGCTATCGTCGCTTCATCCAGATGTACTCGGACGTGGTGCTCGGCGTTGACCATCACCGCTTCGAAGACGCGCTCGAAATCGCCAAGGAAGACAACGGCTACTTTGCCGACGTCGAGATGACCGCCGACAACTGGCGCAAGCTGGTGGGCGAATACAAGGCCATCGTGGCCGAAGAACTGGGCCGTCCGTTCCCGCAGGACGTGCATGAGCAGCTCTGGGGTGCGATCGGCGCCGTGTTCGACAGCTGGGAAAGCGAACGCGCCAAGGTCTACCGCAAGCTCAACGACATCCCCGCCGACTGGGGCACCGCCGTCAACGTCCAGGCCATGGTCTTTGGCAACATGGGCGATACCTCGGCCACGGGCGTCGCCTTCACGCGCGACCCGGCCACCGGCGAGAAGGCCTATTATGGCGAATGGCTGGTCAACGCCCAGGGCGAAGACGTGGTCGCGGGCATCCGCACGCCCCAGTACCTGACCAAGTTCGCGCGCGAACGGGCCGGGGCCAAGCCGCTGTCGATGGAAGAAGCCATGCCCGAGGCCTATGCCGAGCTGGCGAGCGTGTTTGAACTGCTGGAAAAGCACTACAAGGACATGCAGGACATCGAGTTCACGGTCGAAAAGAACAAGCTGTGGATGCTCCAGACCCGTTCGGGCAAGCGCACCGCGAAGGCCGCGCTCAAGATGGCGGTCGACATGGTGGGCGAAGGCCTGATCGACGAGGCGACCGCGATTGCCCGCATCGATCCCATGGCACTTGACCAGCTGCTGCACCCCACGCTCGACCCCAAGGCCCCGCGTGACGTGCTTACCAAGGGCCTGCCGGCCTCGCCGGGCGCCGCTTCGGGTGTCGTCGTGTTCGACGCCGACACCGCCGAACGCCGCGCCGAAATGGGCGAAGCGGTCATTCTGGTCCGCGTCGAAACCTCGCCGGAAGACATCCACGGCATGCACGCGGCCAAGGGCATCCTGACCGCGCGCGGCGGCATGACCAGCCACGCGGCGGTCGTCGCCCGCGGCATGGGCCGTCCTTGCGTCTCGGGTGCCTCGGCCCTGTCGATCGACATGGCCAAGCGCACCGCCAAGATCGGCAACCGTGACGTGGTCGAAGGCGATATCATCACCCTCGATGGCTCGAACGGCGACATCATGTGGGGCGAAGTGCCCATGGTCGAACCCGAACTGGTGGGCGATTTCGCCACCCTGATGGCCTGGGCCGACAAGCACCGCCGCATGAAGGTGCGCACCAACGCCGAAACCCCGCTCGACTGCCAGGTTGCGCGCCAGTTCGGTGCCGAAGGCATCGGCCTGTGCCGTACCGAGCACATGTTCTTCGACGCGGGCCGCATCTCGGCCGTGCGCCAGATGATCCTGGCCGAAGACGAAGCCGGTCGCCGCGCGGCGCTGGCCAAGCTCCTGCCCGAACAGCGCGCCGACTTCATCGCGATCTTCGACGTCATGGCGGGCCTGCCGGTCACCATCCGTCTGCTCGATCCGCCGCTTCACGAATTCCTGCCGCATGGCGACGCGGAATTCGAGGAACTGGCCGAAGCGACCGGCCTTGGCGTCGATCACCTCAAGCGCCGTGCCGGGGAACTGCACGAATTCAACCCCATGCTCGGCCATCGCGGCTGCCGCCTGGGCATCACGTTCCCCGAAATCTACGAAATGCAGGCACGCGCCATCTTCGAGGCGGCGGTCGAAGTCGCCACGAAGTCGGGTGAGGCTGTCGTTCCCGAAGTGATGGTGCCGCTGGTTGCCACCAAGAAGGAACTCCAGATCCTGCGCGCGCTGATCGACCGCGTGGCGGCCCAGGTCTTCGCCGAAAAGGGCAAGACGCTCCACTATCTCGTGGGCACCATGATCGAGCTGCCGCGTGCAGCCCTGATGGCTGGCGAGATCGCCGAGGAAGGCAAGTTCTTCTCGTTCGGCACCAACGACCTGACGCAGACGACGCTGGGCGTGAGCCGCGACGACGCCGCGCGCTTCCTCAACCCTTATGTCGATCAGGGCATCTACCCGCGCGATCCGTTCGTGAGCCTCGACATCGAGGGCGTGGGCCAGCTGGTCGAACTGGCTGCCGAACGTGGCCGCAAGACCCGCCCCGACATCAAGCTGGGCATCTGCGGCGAACATGGTGGTGATCCGGCCTCGATCGCATTCTGCGAGAAGGTCGGCCTCGACTACGTGTCGGCCAGTCCCTACCGTGTGCCGATTGCCCGCCTCGCGGCGGCGCAGGCTGCACTCAAGGCCTGATTTTCCAAGCCCCCCGCCCAGGCGGGGGGCTTTTGCTTTACCTTTGCTTTTATTTTTTCCCAAATACGACCCGAACATCCGGGCAGGAGAGGTTTACGTGATCAGGCATCTGCCGTGGCTGGCATTGGCCCTCGTTGGGCTGGCAGCGTTGTCTTACCTCGCGGTGGCGCGAGGGGAGCATGTTAATGCGCTGTGGATCGTGGTGGCATCGGTTTGCTGTTTCCTCGCTGCCTACCGTTTTTATGCGCAATTCATCGCCAAGGTCGTCCTCAAGCTCGATCCGGCGCGTCCCACCCCTGCCGTGCGGCGGGCGGACGGGCTCGACTATGTCGCGACCGACAAGACCACCCTGTTTGGTCATCACTTTGCCGCGATTGCCGGGGCAGGGCCGCTGGTCGGCCCGGTGCTGGCTGCACAGATGGGCTATCTGCCCGGTACGCTGTGGATCGTGGGCGGGGTCGTGCTGGCAGGCGCGGTCCAGGATTTCCTCGTGCTGTTCCTCTCGATGCGCCGTGACGGCAAGTCGCTGGGCGAGATGGTGCGCATGGAAATGGGCGAAGTGGCCGGGACCATCGCGCTCGTGGGCACGTTCATGATCATGGTGATCATTCTGGCGGTGCTGGCGCTGATCGTGGTCAAGGCTCTTGCGGCCAGTCCCTGGGGTATGTTCACGGTCGGGGCGACGGTTCCGCTCGCGCTGTTCATGGGTATCTATTCGCGTTGGATCCGGCCCGGTCGGATCGGCGAGGTTTCGGTGCTGGGCCTGATCGGCCTGCTTGCCGCGCTTGTTGCCGGTCAGCCGGTCGCCGCGTCGGCAACGCTGGCCCCGTGGTTCACCTATACGCCGGTCCAGATCTGCTGGATCCTCATCGCCTATGGCGCGGTGGCCAGCCTCGTTCCGGTCTGGCTGCTGCTCGCCCCGCGCGACTATCTCTCCACGTTCCTCAAGATCGGCACGATTGCCGCGCTAGCCGTGGGGATCGTGATCATGGCCCCCGACCTGCGGATGCCGGCGGTGACCCAGTTCATCAATGGTGGCGGGCCGGTGTGGTCGGGCGGGCTGTTCCCGTTCCTGTTCATCACCATCGCCTGCGGGGCCGTGTCGGGTTTCCACGCGCTGATTGCCAGTGGAACGACGCCCAAGCTGATCGCCAGTGAAGCGGATGCGCCGCTCATCGGCTATGGCGCGATGCTGGCCGAGGCTTTCGTCGCGATCATGGCGCTGGTGGGAGCCAGCATCATCCAGCCGGGCATCTATTTCACGATGAACAGCCCGGCCTCGCTGATCGGCACCGATGCGCAGAGCGCGGCGGCGGCGGTGAGCGCGATGGGCTTTGCCATTACGCCTGCCCAGATCGCGCAAGTGACCCGCGACATCGGCGAGACGACGATCCTCTCGCGTGCGGGCGGCGCGCCGACGCTGGCAGTCGCCATGGCCGAAATCTTTTCGCACGTCGTGGGCGGCTCGATGATGAAGGCCTTCTGGTATCACTTCGCCATCCTGTTCGAGGCGCTGTTCATCCTGACGGCGGTTGACGCGGGGACTCGCGCCGGGCGGTTCATGTTGCAGGATCTGCTCGCGCGGGCGGTGCCCCCGTTCACGCGGCTGCCGGGCATGGTGCAGGGCCTCGTGGCCACGGGCCTGTGCGTCGCTGCGTGGGGCTGGTTCCTCTATCAGGGGGTGACCGATCCGATGGGCGGGGTGAACACGCTCTGGCCGATCTTCGGTATCTCCAACCAGATGCTGGCGGCGGTGGCCCTGCTGCTGGCAAGCACGGTGCTCTTGCGGATGAAGCGCGAGCGCTATGTCTGGGTGAGCTTGCTGCCCACGTTCTGGCTGCTGGTCTGCACGCTCTATGCAGGCGGGCTCAAGCTGCTGTCGGCCGATCCCAAGGTCGGCTTCCTGGCCCACGCCGCGCGTTTTTCGGCGGCGCTGGGCGAGGGCAAGGTTCTTTCGCCGGCCAAGTCGGTCGCGCAGATGCACCAGATCGTGTTCAACGACCGGGTCGACGCCGCGCTTTGCGCGCTGTTCCTCGCGGTGGTGGGCGCCATTCTGGTCGCTGCGGTGCGTACCGGCATGACCGCCCTGCGCAGCCCCGTGCCCACCATGCACGAGATCGGCGCGGGTGCCGTGCTTGAAAGTCACGCATGAGCCGGTCCCGCGCCCCTTTCCTTGCGCGACTTTTGGCCCATCTGGCGCGCATGGGCAGGGCGATGGTCGGCATGCCCGATTACGAGGCCTATTGCCGCCACATGGCCGATCGGCACCCTGACCGGGTGCCGATGGACCGCAAGGCCTTCTTCCGCGAGCGGCAACAGGCGCGTTACGGAGGGAAGCAGGGGGGGCGCTGCTGCTGAACAGTATCGTTCCGGCCAATTTGGCGAAAAACCGGGCTTGCGTTCTCGCTATGTTCGCGCTAGCGCAAGCCCATGGCCAAGCCCAAACGTCG
The genomic region above belongs to Novosphingobium sp. IK01 and contains:
- the glyS gene encoding glycine--tRNA ligase subunit beta gives rise to the protein MTADFLLELRSEEIPARMQAGARADLEKLFVKELAAAGLKAGSITVWSTPRRLALIARDLPLATQAVREEVKGPRASAPPQALEGFLRKTGLSREDLTERDGVLFAVTEKPGRETAAVLAEAIPAIVRAFPWPKSQRWGAASFSPESLRWVRPLSGIIAILGQTPIDLEVGGVRSGTVTRGHRFHHHGDITITDAAMYAAALREAFVIVDHAEREALVRDKARAAAQDAGLVLVDDEGLVIENAGLTEWPVPLLGRFDEAFLDVPAETIQLTARVNQKYFICRDAGGKLANAFVCTANIAATDGGAAIVAGNQKVLAARLSDARFFWEQDKKVPLAVQAQKLGRITFHEKLGTLADKVARVADLAEWLAREGVVPGADPAQARLAAELCKADLVTDMVGEFPELQGLMGGYYARAEGLPDAVADAIRDHYKPVGQGDDVPHAPVSVCVALADKLDTLRGFFAIDEKPTGSKDPFALRRAALGVIRLITENGLRFEVAEGDLLAFFADRLKVQQREAGVRHDLIDAVFALGGESDLVRLLARVAALQAFVATEDGANLIAGYKRAANILKKEAPAAGEPALVAPAALGYEPETAEAALMAAVAAVGPQVDAALVHEDFTGAMAALALLRAPIDAFFDSVTVNDTQSEKRSNRLALLDQFRAAVHKVADFSRIEG
- the ppdK gene encoding pyruvate, phosphate dikinase, whose amino-acid sequence is MSAYVFHFGGGARNDNPRAKDKTITGGKGSNLAEMAGIGLPVPPGFTISTEVCAQYNTAGKVFDADIKAGVAAGLVHIETATGRVFGDAANPLLVSVRSGARVSMPGMMDTVLNLGLNDVTVEGLSEGSGDARFAWDSYRRFIQMYSDVVLGVDHHRFEDALEIAKEDNGYFADVEMTADNWRKLVGEYKAIVAEELGRPFPQDVHEQLWGAIGAVFDSWESERAKVYRKLNDIPADWGTAVNVQAMVFGNMGDTSATGVAFTRDPATGEKAYYGEWLVNAQGEDVVAGIRTPQYLTKFARERAGAKPLSMEEAMPEAYAELASVFELLEKHYKDMQDIEFTVEKNKLWMLQTRSGKRTAKAALKMAVDMVGEGLIDEATAIARIDPMALDQLLHPTLDPKAPRDVLTKGLPASPGAASGVVVFDADTAERRAEMGEAVILVRVETSPEDIHGMHAAKGILTARGGMTSHAAVVARGMGRPCVSGASALSIDMAKRTAKIGNRDVVEGDIITLDGSNGDIMWGEVPMVEPELVGDFATLMAWADKHRRMKVRTNAETPLDCQVARQFGAEGIGLCRTEHMFFDAGRISAVRQMILAEDEAGRRAALAKLLPEQRADFIAIFDVMAGLPVTIRLLDPPLHEFLPHGDAEFEELAEATGLGVDHLKRRAGELHEFNPMLGHRGCRLGITFPEIYEMQARAIFEAAVEVATKSGEAVVPEVMVPLVATKKELQILRALIDRVAAQVFAEKGKTLHYLVGTMIELPRAALMAGEIAEEGKFFSFGTNDLTQTTLGVSRDDAARFLNPYVDQGIYPRDPFVSLDIEGVGQLVELAAERGRKTRPDIKLGICGEHGGDPASIAFCEKVGLDYVSASPYRVPIARLAAAQAALKA
- a CDS encoding YbdD/YjiX family protein; translation: MSRSRAPFLARLLAHLARMGRAMVGMPDYEAYCRHMADRHPDRVPMDRKAFFRERQQARYGGKQGGRCC
- a CDS encoding TraB/GumN family protein, with protein sequence MFKLSLPRTLSRNLCALMAACLLVACHKPAPAPLPARVALWEISDTSGPRGWMLGTVHALPAGLAWRRPAIDHALAASDRLVLEIAQPLDGNVAGVALARLAYTPGLPPPSRRVAMKYRDALAKAYKTLHLTDAQFENEESWAVALQIAAIGGQKDGMDPASGVEPQLRKLIGDKPVEGLETLDGQFGIFDSLPPRAQQTLLEQIAVETADERDDDADMVKLWLRGDDLGIARESQTGFLADPQLHQALLTGRNAAWAGKIDAMLKDGATPFIAVGAAHVSGSDGLPTLLQSKGWQVRRIQ
- a CDS encoding carbon starvation CstA family protein codes for the protein MIRHLPWLALALVGLAALSYLAVARGEHVNALWIVVASVCCFLAAYRFYAQFIAKVVLKLDPARPTPAVRRADGLDYVATDKTTLFGHHFAAIAGAGPLVGPVLAAQMGYLPGTLWIVGGVVLAGAVQDFLVLFLSMRRDGKSLGEMVRMEMGEVAGTIALVGTFMIMVIILAVLALIVVKALAASPWGMFTVGATVPLALFMGIYSRWIRPGRIGEVSVLGLIGLLAALVAGQPVAASATLAPWFTYTPVQICWILIAYGAVASLVPVWLLLAPRDYLSTFLKIGTIAALAVGIVIMAPDLRMPAVTQFINGGGPVWSGGLFPFLFITIACGAVSGFHALIASGTTPKLIASEADAPLIGYGAMLAEAFVAIMALVGASIIQPGIYFTMNSPASLIGTDAQSAAAAVSAMGFAITPAQIAQVTRDIGETTILSRAGGAPTLAVAMAEIFSHVVGGSMMKAFWYHFAILFEALFILTAVDAGTRAGRFMLQDLLARAVPPFTRLPGMVQGLVATGLCVAAWGWFLYQGVTDPMGGVNTLWPIFGISNQMLAAVALLLASTVLLRMKRERYVWVSLLPTFWLLVCTLYAGGLKLLSADPKVGFLAHAARFSAALGEGKVLSPAKSVAQMHQIVFNDRVDAALCALFLAVVGAILVAAVRTGMTALRSPVPTMHEIGAGAVLESHA
- a CDS encoding glycine--tRNA ligase subunit alpha, yielding MADTVSKPLSLQDMILRLHAYWSEKGCLVLQPYDMRVGAGTFHPATTLRSLGPEPWNAAYVQPSRRPTDGRYGENPNRLQHYYQYQVIMKPSPADMQDLYLNSLFAIGIDPLQHDIRFVEDDWESPTLGAWGLGWEVWCDGMEVTQFTYFQQMGGYDCKPVAGELTYGLERLAMYIQGVDNVYDLAYNSHGVTYGQVFLENERQMSKWNFEIANTDALFDLFRKATEECQNCLEAKLPIPAYEQAIEASHVFNLLQARGVISVQERASYMGRVRDLARGSAEAYMEKFKDEWAQKYPGWSA
- a CDS encoding 50S ribosomal protein L25/general stress protein Ctc; protein product: MSETLTLSAELRERAGKGASRALRRDGRTPAVIYGGNQEPVAIHLEEKALARALGTGHFFNSIVELTIGGETVRTLPKDVAFHAVNDRPQHADFLRLAANAEVHVNVPVVFQNEEASPGLKKGGVLNIVRHELELICVADAIPDDIVIDVTGLEVGASIHISHVALPAGARSAITDRDFTIATIVAPSALKSEEGDTTKEG